In a genomic window of Orcinus orca chromosome 12, mOrcOrc1.1, whole genome shotgun sequence:
- the LOC101285896 gene encoding short transmembrane mitochondrial protein 1-like, whose translation MLQFLLRFTLGNVVGKYLAQSYDIPNLAKKLEEIEKDVDTKKKPPSS comes from the coding sequence ATGCTCCAGTTCCTGCTTAGATTTACTCTTGGCAACGTGGTGGGAAAGTATCTGGCTCAGAGCTATGACATACCAAACCTGGCTAAAAAACTTGAAGAAATTGAAAAGGACGTGGACACCAAGAAGAAACCCCCTAGTTCATGA